CTTTGCTATTCAGCACATCGGTAATATGCGGCAATTCCTGCAGCAGGGGCTGAACGAGTCCGCCCCCCTGAGCGAGAGCATAGAACAGTTGCTGGAAGTGGTTCCGGAGCGCCGCTCGCCGGAACGGCGCAAGACCGCCGTCCATAACCCCGCCGCCGAGCGTGGTGAAGGTTGATGTTACGCTCGAGGCGGCTGGAACCGGTACTCGCGCTGGAGGAACGTAAGGAGCAAGAAGCTCTGGAGCGCATGGGTGAGGCCCGCAAGCAGGCTGAAGCGCATCGGGAACAGGTGGAAAACCTGGAGCGCTACCAGCAGGAATACCGTGACCAGATCCGTGCCAATCAGCAGGGGGTAGTCCCCGTGGCTCGGCTGCAGGCCTGGCAAGCCTTTATTGCCCAGCTCGATCAGGTAATTGCCCAGCAGAACCGCCAGTTGCAGCAGGCCGAGCAGGTGTTCGAGGTTCGCCGTAAAGAGTGGCAGCAGGCCTGGGAGAGACGTCGGGGTATGGAAAAGTACATTGAATCCTGCCGCCAACAGGAACAGCGGGATCAGGACATGAAGGATCAGAAGTTGGCGGATGAAGCCGCCGGCCGTGCCTTTGCCCGCCGAAACCGCTAGTGCTGCCAATTGATTTGGGTCAGAAGCAACGGATGCATTTTTCGCTAACTTGGCTATGCTTAACCAGATACGGTGAAACCTGAGCAGGGAGAACTGCCATGATCGTTGAACACAGGGGCCGGGGGGTGACGGAATGCCAATAGAAACGCGCCGGAGTGACGACGGTCAGACTCTGACAATCCGGGTAGAGGGCCGTTTTGATTTCAGCACTCATCAGGCCTTCCGAGACGCTTATGAGCACAGTGATGCCAGCGTCAACCGTTATGTGATCGATCTCTCCGACACCACTTACCTCGACAGCTCCGCCCTGGGTATGTTGCTCCTGTTGCGGGACCATGCCGGTGGAGACAGTGCCAGTATCTCTATCGAGAACTGCAACAGCGATGTCCGGCGCATCCTCTCTATCTCCAATTTTGAGCAACTCTTCAGCATCGGCTGAGGCCGACGCCCTGAAGGTACTGATCGCTGAAGACAGCGACAGTGACCGGCTGATCCTCTCTGCCCTGGTTCGGCGACTTGGCCATCAGGTTGTTGAGGCCAGGGACGGCGTAGAGGCGGTTGGCATGTTCTGTGACCATCAGCCGGATATCGTCCTGCTGGATGCGCTGATGCCCAGAATGGATGGCATGGAGGCGGCCCGGCAGATCAAGGCCCTGGCCGGTGAACGTCTGGTCCCCCTGATTTTCCTGAGTTCCCTGTCCGATGCCACTGAGCTGGCCCGTTGCCTGGAGGCTGGGGGCGACGATTTTCTGGTGAAACCCTATAACCGGGTGATCCTGGAAGCCAAGATCAATGCCTTCAATCGCATGCGCAAGATGCACCAGGTGTTATCAGACCAGCGGGACCAGATCCGCCGGCAGCACGAACAACTGGTCGAGGAACAGATGGTCGCCCGGCGGGTATTCGACAACGTTGCCCATACCGGATGCCTGAATGCACCCCATATCCGCTACCACGCTTCCCCGCTGTCTGTCTTCAATGGCGACGTACTGTTTGCTGCGGAACGTCCCGGGGGCGGTACGTTGATCTTTCTGGGAGATTTCACTGGCCATGGCTTGCCTGCGGCCATCGGCGCCATGCCCGTTGCCGAGATTTTCTACGGCATGGCAACCAAGGGGTTTGGCGCGGCGGACATTCTCTCTGAGATCAATCGAAAGCTGAAGAAGATCCTGCCGGTGGGGATGTTCTGTTGTGGGGCCATGCTCGATGCTGATTTCAAGCTGGGCCAGCTGCGCGCCTGGAATGGCGGATTGCCGGATGGCTGGTTGGTGCGTGCCAATGGCAAACACCTGACCATCCCCTCCCGGCATTTGCCGTTGGGGGTCCAGGCCCCCGATCAGTTCCAGGCCTCCATGACGGTGCTGCCTGTGCAACCTGGTGATCAGGTTGTCATCATGACCGATGGCTTCTCGGAGTCACGGAATGTCCGGGGTGAGCAATTCGGGGAAGCAGGCGTGCACCGGGTTCTGGCGGATCTTGAGCCACCAAAGGAGCCCTTTGATGCGCTGATGGAGCACATTCGCATGTTCACCGGAAAACCGGATGCCGCGGATGATCTGACGCTGTGTGTGCTGGAAATCATTCATCACGAACAGCTCCAGGCACGGACTGACCGGGCGCCGGAATCGGCGCTGTCAGGGCCGGTCGACTGGCACTGTGTCTATGAGGTACGAGAGCGAACGCTAGCAGATTTCAACCCGCTACCCCTACTGCTCCACATTTGTATGGAGGTCCCTGGTCTTCGTCGCAAGAGCGGTGAGGTTTACACCCTGTTGTCCGAGCTCTACAACAACGCCCTGGAACACGGCGTGCTCGAACTGCCGTCGGATTGGAAAACATCCCCCGACGGATTTGGTCACTATTACAAGGAAAGAAGACGTCGACTGGCCCATACCAACGGCCACTATATCCGGTTTGCCCTGAGCCACCAGCCCACGGATACCGGCGGTCGGTTGCATGTGGTTTGTGAGGATAGCGGGCAGGGCTTTGATTTTGAGAGTTATTCTGAGAAGGTGTTGGAACAGAGGTTGCCTCCCGGTACACGTTACGCGGGCCGCGGCCTTGAATTATTGCGCCGGATGACCCGGCAGCTGAGGGTGCATGGGCGCGGCAATCATGTAGAAATCGTTTATGATTGGGAGTCAACCGCACTCGCCGACAATGCGCCTTCCGGCCACAACGATACGCAGAGGATTGCAGATGACTGACAAACCACATCTTGACGAAGAGGCGTTGGCTGAATTGCAGGATGTCATGGAAGATGAGTTTGAAGTATTGATTCAGACCTATCTGGCAGACTCGCGAACGCGCCTGGACAGCCTCAGACAGACCCTGGAAGCAGGCGACGCCGATGCCTTTGCCAAAACCGCCCATAGTTTCAAGGGCAGCTGTATCAATATCGGTGCGCCGTGTCTCGGGGCATTGTGTATGGAGGCTGAGCAGGCGGGTAAGGCTGGCAACCTGGATGCGGCAGAGCCCATTGTCAAAGCCATAGAAGTGGAATTCTCTGAGGTGACCACACGGCTGAATTCCTTTGGTGAATCAACCTGACACCTGTTCTGGCATCGCTTTTGCAATCTTCTGCTCAGAGCCCGATTGCGGGCAATACAGGTTGATAAAGCGGCAAGAGGTTGCCATGCAGCAGATGATTCTTCCCCAGGCGCCAGCGCCGGGGGCACAGAAGGACACAGCGACCAACAAACCGGCGAGCAATCGGGATTCCGGCTCTGAATCTCGGTTTGACGAGGTCTCCCGCGCGGAAAGGAAGCGCCTGGACCAAAAGCAGGCAGACCGTCAGGACCAGAGCCGAGCGGTTCAGGACAAGCGCGAAGCCCGGCGTGCCGACAAGAAAGACGCCAATGCGCCCAAAGAGTCCACTGCCTCGGAAAGTGCCGATAAGCCGGGCGCCCCGGTTACAGCGGGTAAAGAGCCTGGTTCACAGCGCACGGCGGCCGAACAGGACGATCCTGCCCAGATTGATACAGTGACCATGACCTTCGCCAGTCTGCAGTCCTTGCTAACGCCCGCAGGCAATGCCTTGCCGGCTACGGATGCCGATCCCCTGATGAACCCCGCCCTGATGCCGATGGCTGGCATGCAAGGCGCCATCAATGGCCAGAACGGACAAC
The window above is part of the Marinobacter sp. THAF197a genome. Proteins encoded here:
- the fliJ gene encoding flagellar export protein FliJ, which codes for MLRSRRLEPVLALEERKEQEALERMGEARKQAEAHREQVENLERYQQEYRDQIRANQQGVVPVARLQAWQAFIAQLDQVIAQQNRQLQQAEQVFEVRRKEWQQAWERRRGMEKYIESCRQQEQRDQDMKDQKLADEAAGRAFARRNR
- a CDS encoding STAS domain-containing protein — translated: MPIETRRSDDGQTLTIRVEGRFDFSTHQAFRDAYEHSDASVNRYVIDLSDTTYLDSSALGMLLLLRDHAGGDSASISIENCNSDVRRILSISNFEQLFSIG
- a CDS encoding Hpt domain-containing protein, which codes for MTDKPHLDEEALAELQDVMEDEFEVLIQTYLADSRTRLDSLRQTLEAGDADAFAKTAHSFKGSCINIGAPCLGALCMEAEQAGKAGNLDAAEPIVKAIEVEFSEVTTRLNSFGEST
- a CDS encoding SpoIIE family protein phosphatase, with protein sequence MSNSSASAEADALKVLIAEDSDSDRLILSALVRRLGHQVVEARDGVEAVGMFCDHQPDIVLLDALMPRMDGMEAARQIKALAGERLVPLIFLSSLSDATELARCLEAGGDDFLVKPYNRVILEAKINAFNRMRKMHQVLSDQRDQIRRQHEQLVEEQMVARRVFDNVAHTGCLNAPHIRYHASPLSVFNGDVLFAAERPGGGTLIFLGDFTGHGLPAAIGAMPVAEIFYGMATKGFGAADILSEINRKLKKILPVGMFCCGAMLDADFKLGQLRAWNGGLPDGWLVRANGKHLTIPSRHLPLGVQAPDQFQASMTVLPVQPGDQVVIMTDGFSESRNVRGEQFGEAGVHRVLADLEPPKEPFDALMEHIRMFTGKPDAADDLTLCVLEIIHHEQLQARTDRAPESALSGPVDWHCVYEVRERTLADFNPLPLLLHICMEVPGLRRKSGEVYTLLSELYNNALEHGVLELPSDWKTSPDGFGHYYKERRRRLAHTNGHYIRFALSHQPTDTGGRLHVVCEDSGQGFDFESYSEKVLEQRLPPGTRYAGRGLELLRRMTRQLRVHGRGNHVEIVYDWESTALADNAPSGHNDTQRIADD